In Desulfovibrio sp. 86, the following proteins share a genomic window:
- a CDS encoding NirD/YgiW/YdeI family stress tolerance protein produces the protein MRYLLVLIVAAAIALPVQAANAAGNTASVGDSQGVAAPTPRKAPHGQKQSVAKLQEVDTIAKALTAPNKSPATIVGNIVEKVAGKKNHYIVDDGTGRMTVAIGPKALKGMNLTPDMKVSLKGRIRAAAGKAPVMGVRAVTIIK, from the coding sequence ATGCGTTATCTTCTCGTTCTGATTGTGGCTGCCGCCATTGCCCTGCCTGTTCAGGCGGCCAATGCCGCTGGAAACACCGCCTCTGTGGGCGACTCCCAGGGCGTTGCGGCCCCGACGCCCCGCAAGGCCCCGCACGGACAAAAGCAGTCCGTGGCAAAGCTGCAGGAAGTGGATACCATTGCCAAGGCCTTGACGGCTCCCAATAAAAGCCCGGCCACCATCGTGGGCAACATTGTGGAGAAGGTTGCGGGCAAAAAGAACCACTATATTGTGGACGACGGCACCGGTCGCATGACGGTGGCCATCGGCCCCAAGGCCCTCAAGGGTATGAATCTGACCCCCGACATGAAGGTCAGCCTCAAGGGCAGAATCAGGGCTGCCGCTGGCAAGGCCCCTGTCATGGGCGTCAGGGCCGTCACCATTATCAAGTAA
- a CDS encoding YgiW/YdeI family stress tolerance OB fold protein: MRIALLLMLLLLSVPAHAAFQGSGGFKGPTVGVEITSVKQALEGADEAPVLLTGAIIGRKAGSDDNYIFRDATGEITVDIDHTVFGGRTVTPENTVKLSGKVDKDLLEPAKVDVKVLKILN; this comes from the coding sequence ATGCGTATAGCACTGTTATTGATGTTGCTCCTTCTGTCCGTACCGGCCCACGCGGCCTTTCAGGGCTCTGGCGGCTTCAAGGGTCCCACTGTGGGCGTTGAAATCACCTCCGTCAAACAGGCGCTGGAAGGCGCGGACGAGGCCCCGGTGCTGCTTACCGGCGCCATTATCGGCCGCAAGGCAGGCAGTGATGACAACTACATCTTCAGGGACGCCACGGGTGAAATAACCGTGGATATAGATCATACTGTCTTTGGCGGCCGCACCGTCACCCCTGAAAATACCGTGAAGCTCTCCGGAAAAGTGGACAAGGACCTGCTGGAACCTGCCAAGGTTGACGTCAAGGTTCTGAAAATTCTGAACTGA
- a CDS encoding NirD/YgiW/YdeI family stress tolerance protein, whose protein sequence is MRVLAVLLALAIGFAGEAFSGGTVCAAGFEGPGVAATVTRAADVLGAQDDAPCVLEGHIVEKLPRRKNRYLFEDHSGKVTVEIKNDVFGHLTVTPRDKVRLLGHIDWNRKRTNEVQVEALAITGTVDAHDSPGR, encoded by the coding sequence ATGCGAGTGTTGGCAGTGCTGCTGGCCCTGGCCATAGGTTTCGCCGGGGAGGCCTTTTCTGGCGGAACCGTGTGTGCTGCGGGCTTTGAAGGCCCCGGCGTGGCGGCCACCGTTACCCGCGCCGCTGATGTGCTGGGCGCGCAGGACGATGCGCCCTGCGTGCTGGAAGGGCATATTGTTGAAAAGCTGCCCCGCCGCAAAAACCGCTACCTTTTTGAGGATCACAGCGGCAAGGTTACTGTGGAAATCAAGAATGACGTGTTCGGGCATCTTACGGTGACGCCGCGCGACAAGGTGCGCCTGCTCGGTCATATAGACTGGAACCGCAAGCGCACCAATGAGGTTCAGGTGGAAGCCCTGGCAATCACCGGCACCGTGGACGCGCACGACTCGCCGGGGCGGTGA
- a CDS encoding response regulator transcription factor codes for MSRSLLLVEDNEDILANLYAFFEPMGYVLDCARNGKAGLQMALEHDFDCIVLDVMLPGLDGVSLCRCLRQEHKCATPVIMLTARDAVADRVTGLEAGADDYLVKPFAFRELEARIRALLRRGRMQSATGRDKGGLWTCADLTLNDEEHWAARQGRRLRLSPTGFRILKELLRVAPGLVRRQHLEQVLWGDEPPEGSALRTHIHELRRELDKPFGLPLLHTVPHVGYRLSPDPAEGGAPDVAPDVAPDVAPNSAVNEASSGPASPSRPASPANPASACTDKDVA; via the coding sequence ATGTCGCGCTCTCTCCTGCTTGTGGAAGATAACGAGGACATCCTCGCCAATCTTTACGCTTTTTTTGAGCCCATGGGCTATGTTCTGGATTGTGCCCGCAACGGCAAGGCCGGACTTCAGATGGCCCTTGAGCACGATTTTGACTGCATCGTGCTGGACGTCATGCTGCCTGGGCTGGACGGCGTGAGCCTGTGCCGTTGTCTGCGGCAGGAGCACAAATGCGCCACGCCCGTCATCATGCTCACGGCGCGGGATGCCGTGGCCGACAGGGTGACGGGGCTTGAGGCCGGGGCTGACGACTATCTGGTCAAGCCTTTTGCCTTCAGGGAACTGGAGGCGCGCATCCGGGCCTTGCTGCGGCGGGGCCGCATGCAGAGCGCCACGGGAAGGGACAAGGGCGGACTGTGGACCTGCGCCGACCTCACGCTGAACGATGAAGAGCATTGGGCCGCGCGTCAGGGGCGGCGGCTGCGTCTGAGTCCTACGGGATTCCGTATTTTGAAGGAACTGCTGCGCGTGGCGCCGGGGCTTGTGCGCCGTCAGCATCTGGAACAGGTGCTGTGGGGCGACGAACCGCCGGAAGGCAGCGCGCTGCGCACCCATATTCATGAGTTGCGGCGCGAGCTGGACAAGCCTTTTGGCCTGCCCCTGCTGCACACGGTGCCGCACGTGGGCTACCGCTTGAGTCCCGACCCCGCCGAGGGCGGCGCGCCCGACGTTGCGCCCGATGTTGCGCCCGATGTTGCGCCCAACTCTGCGGTAAATGAGGCTTCATCAGGCCCGGCCAGCCCGTCTCGCCCGGCCAGCCCGGCCAACCCGGCCAGCGCCTGTACTGACAAGGATGTGGCCTGA